One Periophthalmus magnuspinnatus isolate fPerMag1 chromosome 8, fPerMag1.2.pri, whole genome shotgun sequence genomic window carries:
- the LOC117374385 gene encoding myc-associated zinc finger protein-like, with translation MDTSWSNFLFQTPSSQPQTDPPLQSELLPDLDTQSPPEEPLVSPPSTVDTAALSEEPMPVKAVVKPARPAHICATCNKEFKNSYNLRRHQSVHTGVKMKDRAAREKEDGVKVHKQTVPLSLLQLTLPSHTQAPPTVSVAMDPVSVSIAPATVSIAPATVSMAVPPQPIQAAVVVVGSVDQSVAPPPSAPPIRKSHACEACGKAFRDVYHLNRHRLSHSDEKPYSCPVCQQRFKRKDRMSYHVRSHQGGVEKPYVCPHCAKAFSRPDHLNSHVRQVHSTERPFKCTTCTSAFATRDRLRAHLIRHEEKVPCHICGKLLSAAYITDHMRVHNQSQHHSCHLCNRSFTTLTYLRVHAQKHHGQEWKESGGARGAFGGAAGGVLLCQLCGVQCKTATQLQGHMGTHAANQSEPHLGPGTQGEGRAAEGPGTTVEAVAVGNVAGVNVAGVNVAGVNVAGVTVEGVAVPIGAIAVGTSGESTVATEAVGLLVTDCSSINPQTHS, from the exons ATGGACACGTCGTGGAGTAATTTCCTCTTCCAG ACCCCCTCCTCCCAGCCCCAGACTGACCCCCCTCTTCAGTCTGAGTTGCTCCCAGATCTAGACACTCAGAGCCCCCCAGAAGAGCCACTGGTCAGCCCCCCCTCCACTGTGGACACAGCAGCCCTGAGTGAGGAGCCAATGCCTG TTAAAGCCGTAGTGAAGCCCGCTCGCCCCGCTCACATCTGTGCCACGTGTAACAAAGAGTTTAAGAACAGTTATAACCTGCGGCGGCACCAGTCTGTCCACACTGGGGTCAAGATGAAGGACCGTGCCgccagagagaaggaggacggggtcaaagttcacaagCAAACTGTGCCTCTGAGCCTGCTTCAGCTGACtctcccctcacacacacag GCCCCGCCCACTGTCAGCGTTGCCATGGACCCAGTATCTGTTTCAATCGCTCCAGCAACAGTCTCCATCGCCCCGGCAACCGTCTCCATGGCCGTGCCCCCTCAGCCCATTCAGGCCGCCGTGGTCGTGGTGGGCTCCGTCGACcag TCCGTAGCCCCGCCCCCCTCGGCCCCTCCCATCAGGAAAAGCCACGCATGTGAGGCTTGTGGTAAGGCGTTCCGTGATGTGTACCACTTAAACCGCCACCGCCTGTCTCATTCTGATGAGAAGCCGTACTCGTGCCCAGTCTGCCAGCAGCGCTTCAAACGCAAAGACCGTATGAGCTACCACGTCCGCTCGCACCAGGGTGGCGTCGAGAAACCCTATGTGTGCCCGCACTGCGCCAAGGCATTTTCACG ACCGGACCACCTGAACAGCCACGTGCGACAGGTGCACTCCACAGAGAGACCCTTCAAATGCACC aCCTGCACCTCGGCGTTTGCGACCAGGGACAGGTTGAGGGCTCACCTGATTCGTCATGAGGAGAAGGTTCCGtgtcatatctgtggaaagCTGCTGTCGGCCGCTTACATCACAGATCACATGAGAGTCCACAACCAATCACAGCACCATTCCTGCCACCTCTGCAACCGCA GCTTCACCACACTGACGTACCTGCGAGTTCACGCTCAGAAGCACCATGGGCAGGAGTGGAAGGAGAGCGGGGGGGCGCGGGGGGCATTTGGGGGGGCCGCGGGTGGCGTGCTGCTGTGCCAGCTCTGCGGAGTCCAGTGTAAAACTGCCACTCAGCTCCAGGGCCACATGGGCACGCATGCGGCCAATCAGAGTGAGCCCCACCTGGGCCCAGGCACTCAGGGGGAGGGACGGGCGGCGGAGGGACCGGGCACCACGGTGGAGGCCGTCGCCGTGGGCAACGTGGCGGGCGTCAACGTGGCGGGCGTCAACGTGGCGGGCGTCAACGTGGCGGGCGTCACCGTGGAGGGCGTGGCTGTGCCTATCGGAGCCATCGCTGTGGGAACCAGCGGAGAGTCGACAGTGGCCACGGAAGCGGTCGGGCTACTGGTCACAGACTGCTCCTCCATCAACCCCCAAACTCACAGCTAA
- the nlk1 gene encoding nemo-like kinase, type 1: protein MAFHSGAPRQPVDMFPGSDLGPKFFCVNSSCAAPASTLTSSLTGSTAPAPTPRHPTSLGGSAGGGGAAVPQPYTNPASEVPSPAEMEPDRPIGYGAFGVVWSVTDPRDGRKVALKKMPNVFQNLVSCKRVFRELRMLCFFKHDNVLSALDILQPPQIDCFEEIYVITELMQSDLHKVIVSPQPLTTDHIKVFLYQILRGLKYLHSAGILHRDIKPGNLLVNSNCLLKICDFGLARVEEPDPSRHMTQEVVTQYYRAPEVLMGCRHYGSAIDVWSVGCIFAELLGRRILFQAQSPIQQLDLITDLLGTPPLSALSSACEGARAHILRGPHKPPSLSVLYMLSDGATHEAIHLLCRMLVFDPSKRISGSDALSHPYLDEGRLRYHTCMCQCCYSVPSGRVYTRDFEPVAERPFSHSYENSLLSVWQGKELIHRFITEHQQGKRVPLCINPQSAAFKTFIRSTAWHSSKVSRKEER, encoded by the exons ATGGCGTTCCACAGCGGCGCTCCTCGTCAGCCCGTCGACATGTTTCCTGGTTCGGATCTGGGTCCAAAGTTCTTCTGTGTTAACTCTTCATGCGCCGCACCTGCCTCCACTCTGACCTCTAGTCTCACGGGGTCCACGGCTCCGGCTCCTACCCCCAGACACCCCACTTCTCTGGGGGGCAgcgcgggtggaggaggggcggCAGTACCACAGCCCTACACCAACCCGGCCAGTGAGGTCCCGAGCCCAGCCGAGATGGAGCCTGACAGACCCATTGGATACGGAGCATTCGGAGTCGTGTG GTCAGTGACAGATCCACGTGACGGCCGAAAAGTGGCTCTGAAGAAGATGCCAAATGTCTTCCAGAACCTGGTCTCCTGTAAACGAGTGTTCAGAGAACTGAGGATGCTCTGCTTCTTCAAACATGACAAC GTGCTGTCGGCATTGGACATTTTGCAGCCTCCTCAGATCGACTGCTTCGAGGAAAT ATATGTGATCACTGAACTGATGCAGAGCGACCTCCATAAAGTCATCGTCTCCCCTCAGCCTCTGACCACTGACCACATCAAGGTCTTCCTCTACCAGATCCTCAGAG GTCTGAAGTACCTCCACTCTGCTGGAATCCTACACAGGGACATCAAACCTGGCAACCTGCTGGTCAACAGCAACTGTCTGCTTAAG ATCTGTGACTTCGGCCTGGCTCGTGTGGAGGAGCCTGACCCGTCTCGTCACATGACCCAGGAGGTTGTGACTCAGTACTACAGAGCTCCAGAGGTCCTGATGGGCTGCAGGCACTACGGATCCGCCATCGATGTCTGGTCTGTGGGGTGCATCTTTGCCGAACTGCTGGGGAGAAGGATCCTGTTCCAAGCTCAGAGTCCCATACAGCAG ttgGATTTGATCACAGATTTGCTGgggactcctcctctctctgctctgtcttcaGCGTGTGAAGGGGCACGGGCACACATCCTCAGAGGACCTCACAAACCC cCGTCTCTGTCTGTGCTCTATATGCTCTCTGACGGAGCCACTCATGAGGCCATCCACCTGCTCTGTCGAATGCTCGTGTTTGACCCG tcaAAACGTATCTCTGGCTCAGATGCCCTGTCTCACCCGTACCTGGACGAGGGCCGTTTGAGGTACCATACGTGTATGTGCCAGTGCTGTTACTCTGTGCCCAGCGGGCGCGTCTACACCAGAGACTTTGAGCCTGTGGCCGAGcgccctttcagtcacagctaCGAGAACAGCCTTCTGTCAGTGTGGCAAGGCAAAG AGCTGATCCATCGCTTCATCACAGAGCATCAGCAGGGAAAGAGAGTCCCTCTGTGCATCAACCCCCAGAGTGCCGCCTTTAAGACCTTCATCAG